One stretch of Enterobacter sp. RHBSTW-00994 DNA includes these proteins:
- the zapB gene encoding septal ring assembly protein ZapB encodes MSLEVFEKLESKVQQAIDTITLLQMEIEELKEKNNTLSQEVQSAQHGREELERENSQLREQQSGWQDRLQALLGRMEEV; translated from the coding sequence ATGTCTTTAGAAGTGTTTGAGAAACTGGAATCGAAAGTACAGCAGGCGATTGACACCATCACGCTGCTGCAAATGGAAATTGAAGAGCTGAAAGAGAAGAACAACACGCTGTCGCAGGAAGTGCAGTCTGCTCAGCATGGTCGCGAAGAACTTGAACGCGAAAACAGTCAACTGCGTGAGCAGCAAAGCGGCTGGCAGGATCGTCTGCAGGCGCTGTTGGGACGTATGGAAGAGGTCTAA
- the ftsN gene encoding cell division protein FtsN gives MAQRDYVRRGQPAPSRRKKSSSRSKQRSLSAVSPAMVAIAAAVLVAFIGGLYFITHHKKEDSEALQGNKVAGNGLPPKPEERWRYIKELESRQPGVRAPTEPSAGGEVVNPNQLTDEQRQLLAQMQADMRQQPTQLNEVPWNEQTPEQRQQTLQRRQAQQQIQQQQWAQTQPVQQPRTQPRVTEQPYQQPQQQQVRTAQTQPVSQPPKAQPQKQTAQAQPYQDLLQTPAHTTAQQPKTQPAAPVTHETEAPKQTAEKKDERRWMVQCGSFKGADQAETVRAQLAFEGFDSRITTNNGWNRVVIGPVKGKENADGTISRLKMAGHTNCIRLASGG, from the coding sequence GTGGCACAACGAGATTATGTACGTCGCGGCCAGCCGGCACCTTCGCGACGCAAAAAGAGTAGTTCACGGAGCAAGCAACGTAGCCTGTCTGCTGTCTCACCAGCAATGGTCGCTATTGCCGCGGCTGTACTGGTGGCCTTTATTGGTGGGCTTTACTTTATCACCCATCATAAAAAAGAAGATTCTGAGGCGCTTCAGGGTAATAAAGTGGCCGGAAATGGCTTACCGCCAAAACCTGAAGAGCGCTGGCGTTATATTAAAGAGCTGGAAAGCCGACAGCCTGGCGTTCGCGCGCCGACTGAACCGTCTGCCGGTGGTGAAGTCGTAAACCCGAATCAGTTGACCGATGAGCAACGTCAGTTGCTGGCACAAATGCAGGCCGATATGCGCCAGCAACCCACGCAACTGAACGAAGTTCCGTGGAATGAACAAACGCCAGAGCAGCGCCAGCAAACGTTACAGCGTCGTCAGGCTCAGCAACAGATTCAACAGCAGCAATGGGCGCAAACCCAGCCGGTGCAGCAACCCCGTACGCAACCGCGCGTAACGGAACAGCCATACCAGCAGCCGCAACAGCAGCAAGTTCGTACAGCGCAGACCCAGCCTGTTTCGCAGCCGCCAAAAGCACAGCCGCAGAAACAAACTGCTCAGGCGCAGCCGTATCAGGATCTGTTGCAAACGCCTGCACACACCACCGCGCAGCAGCCAAAAACGCAACCTGCCGCACCGGTTACGCACGAGACAGAAGCACCGAAACAAACCGCAGAGAAAAAAGACGAACGTCGCTGGATGGTACAGTGTGGTTCGTTTAAAGGCGCTGACCAGGCAGAGACCGTACGTGCGCAATTAGCTTTCGAAGGGTTTGATTCACGCATTACCACCAATAACGGCTGGAATCGCGTCGTGATTGGTCCGGTCAAAGGCAAAGAAAATGCAGACGGCACAATATCCCGTCTGAAGATGGCAGGTCACACAAACTGCATTCGTCTCGCCTCTGGGGGTTGA
- the hslV gene encoding ATP-dependent protease subunit HslV, whose protein sequence is MTTIVSVRRNGQVVIAGDGQATLGNTVMKGNVKKVRRLYNDKVIAGFAGGTADAFTLFELFERKLEMHQGHLVKAAVELAKDWRTDRMLRKLEALLAVADETASLIITGNGDVIQPENDLIAIGSGGPYAQAAARALLENTDMNARDIAVKALDIAGDICIYTNHNHTIEELTSKA, encoded by the coding sequence GTGACAACAATAGTAAGTGTACGCCGTAACGGCCAGGTGGTAATCGCCGGTGATGGCCAGGCCACGCTGGGTAATACCGTCATGAAAGGCAACGTGAAAAAAGTGCGTCGTCTGTATAACGACAAAGTGATCGCCGGTTTTGCGGGCGGTACAGCGGACGCCTTCACGCTGTTTGAACTGTTTGAACGTAAGCTGGAAATGCATCAGGGTCATCTGGTAAAGGCTGCCGTGGAACTGGCGAAAGACTGGCGTACCGACCGCATGCTGCGCAAGCTGGAAGCACTGCTGGCTGTGGCCGATGAGACTGCTTCGCTGATTATCACCGGTAATGGTGATGTCATTCAGCCAGAAAATGACCTGATTGCTATTGGCTCTGGTGGCCCGTACGCCCAGGCCGCAGCCCGCGCTCTGTTGGAAAACACGGACATGAACGCGCGTGATATTGCTGTGAAGGCGTTGGATATTGCAGGGGATATCTGCATCTATACCAACCACAACCACACCATCGAAGAATTGACCTCTAAAGCGTAA
- the menA gene encoding 1,4-dihydroxy-2-naphthoate polyprenyltransferase, with amino-acid sequence MTMTDISRTQAWLESLRPKTLPLAFAAIVVGSALAWWQGYFDPLVAGLALITAGLLQILSNLANDYGDAVKGSDKPDRIGPLRGMQKGVITQAQMKRALIITVVLICLSGLALVSVACKTPADFIGFMVLGILAIVAAITYTVGTRPYGYIGLGDISVLVFFGWLSVMGSWYLQAHTLIPALFLPATACGLLAAAVLNINNLRDIESDRENGKNTLAVRLGPVNARRYHACLLTGALVCLALFNLISLHSIWGWLFVLAAPLLIKQARFVLRELNPAAMPPMLERTVKGALLTNLLFVIGIILSQTIR; translated from the coding sequence ATAACTATGACTGATATCAGCCGTACTCAGGCGTGGCTCGAAAGTCTTCGCCCTAAAACACTCCCTCTGGCATTTGCCGCGATTGTCGTAGGCTCCGCTCTCGCCTGGTGGCAAGGTTATTTCGACCCTCTGGTTGCCGGGCTGGCGCTTATCACAGCAGGCTTACTGCAAATCCTCTCGAACCTTGCCAATGACTATGGCGATGCCGTCAAAGGCAGCGACAAACCCGATCGTATTGGGCCGCTTCGTGGGATGCAAAAAGGGGTGATCACCCAGGCACAGATGAAACGCGCGCTGATTATCACCGTGGTATTAATTTGCCTCTCTGGGTTAGCACTGGTCTCGGTCGCCTGTAAAACGCCGGCTGATTTCATTGGCTTTATGGTGTTGGGTATCCTCGCCATCGTCGCGGCCATCACTTATACGGTGGGCACGCGACCCTATGGTTACATTGGTCTGGGTGATATTTCCGTATTAGTCTTTTTTGGCTGGCTAAGTGTCATGGGGAGTTGGTATTTACAGGCGCATACACTGATTCCCGCACTTTTCTTACCCGCAACGGCGTGTGGTCTTCTGGCAGCAGCCGTACTGAATATTAATAATCTGCGCGATATCGAGAGTGACCGTGAGAACGGTAAAAACACGCTGGCGGTACGTCTGGGCCCGGTAAATGCTCGCCGTTATCACGCCTGCCTGCTGACTGGCGCCCTGGTCTGTCTGGCACTGTTTAACCTGATTTCTCTGCACAGCATCTGGGGCTGGCTGTTTGTTTTGGCCGCGCCGTTACTCATTAAGCAGGCACGTTTTGTGCTGCGTGAACTTAACCCAGCGGCCATGCCTCCCATGCTGGAGCGTACAGTCAAAGGGGCATTACTGACTAACCTGTTGTTCGTAATAGGGATTATCTTAAGTCAGACGATCCGTTAA
- the rraA gene encoding ribonuclease E activity regulator RraA — protein sequence MKYDTSELCDIYQEDVNVVEPLFSNFGGRSSFGGQIITVKCFEDNGLLYDLLEQNGRGRILLVDGGGSVRRALIDADLARLAVQNEWEGIVVYGSVRQVDDLEELDLGIQAIAAIPVGASGEGIGESDVRVNFGGVTFFSGDHLYADNTGIILSEDPLDIE from the coding sequence ATGAAATACGATACCTCCGAGCTTTGCGACATCTATCAGGAAGATGTCAACGTCGTAGAACCTCTGTTTTCCAACTTTGGGGGACGGTCGTCGTTTGGCGGACAAATCATCACGGTGAAATGTTTCGAGGATAATGGGTTGCTGTACGATCTCCTCGAACAAAATGGCCGTGGCCGCATTCTGCTGGTTGATGGTGGCGGCTCTGTGCGTCGTGCATTGATCGATGCAGACCTTGCCCGTCTTGCCGTGCAAAACGAGTGGGAAGGGATTGTGGTATATGGCTCAGTGCGCCAGGTGGATGACCTGGAAGAGCTGGACCTTGGTATTCAGGCCATCGCGGCCATCCCGGTTGGTGCAAGTGGTGAAGGCATCGGTGAAAGCGACGTGCGTGTCAATTTCGGCGGCGTAACCTTCTTCTCTGGCGACCACCTCTATGCCGATAATACCGGCATTATCCTTTCCGAAGATCCGCTGGATATCGAGTAA
- the hslU gene encoding HslU--HslV peptidase ATPase subunit — MSEMTPREIVSELNKHIIGQDNAKRSVAIALRNRWRRMQLDEELRHEVTPKNILMIGPTGVGKTEIARRLAKLANAPFIKVEATKFTEVGYVGKEVDSIIRDLTDSAIKMVRVQAIERNRYRAEELAEERILDVLIPPAKNNWGQSEQPQEPSAARQAFRKKLREGQLDDKEIEIDLAAAPMGVEIMAPPGMEEMTNQLQSMFQNLGGQKQKPRKLKIKDAMKLLIEEEAAKLVNPEELKQDAIDAVEQHGIVFIDEIDKICKRGNASGPDVSREGVQRDLLPLVEGCTVSTKHGMVKTDHILFIASGAFQIASPSDLIPELQGRLPIRVELQALTTEDFERILTEPNASITVQYKALMATEGVNIEFTEDGIKRIAQAAWQVNETTENIGARRLHTVLERLVEDISYDASDLSGQSITIDADYVSKHLDALVADEDLSRFIL, encoded by the coding sequence ATGTCTGAAATGACCCCACGCGAAATTGTCAGCGAGCTGAATAAACACATTATCGGCCAGGACAACGCTAAGCGTTCTGTGGCGATCGCCCTGCGTAACCGCTGGCGTCGTATGCAGCTTGATGAAGAGCTGCGTCACGAAGTGACCCCAAAAAACATTCTGATGATTGGCCCTACCGGTGTCGGTAAAACCGAAATTGCCCGTCGTCTGGCGAAGCTGGCCAACGCGCCATTCATCAAAGTCGAAGCCACTAAGTTCACAGAAGTGGGCTATGTGGGGAAAGAAGTTGACTCCATCATCCGTGATCTGACCGACTCTGCCATCAAGATGGTGCGTGTTCAGGCCATCGAGAGAAACCGCTATCGTGCCGAAGAACTGGCCGAAGAGCGTATTCTGGACGTGTTGATCCCACCGGCTAAAAACAACTGGGGTCAATCCGAACAGCCTCAGGAACCGTCTGCTGCACGCCAGGCATTCCGCAAAAAACTGCGCGAAGGCCAGTTAGACGATAAAGAGATTGAGATCGACCTTGCCGCTGCACCGATGGGCGTTGAAATCATGGCGCCTCCGGGTATGGAAGAGATGACCAACCAGCTGCAGTCTATGTTCCAGAACCTGGGCGGCCAGAAGCAGAAACCGCGTAAGCTGAAAATCAAAGACGCGATGAAGCTGCTGATTGAAGAAGAAGCAGCGAAACTGGTGAACCCGGAAGAGCTGAAACAAGATGCTATTGATGCGGTTGAGCAACACGGCATCGTGTTTATCGACGAAATCGACAAAATCTGTAAACGCGGCAATGCATCCGGCCCGGACGTTTCCCGTGAAGGTGTACAGCGCGACCTGCTGCCACTGGTAGAAGGCTGCACCGTCTCCACTAAACACGGGATGGTCAAAACCGACCATATTCTGTTTATTGCTTCCGGCGCGTTCCAGATTGCCAGCCCGTCTGACCTGATCCCAGAGTTGCAGGGTCGTCTGCCGATTCGTGTCGAGCTTCAGGCGCTGACCACCGAAGATTTTGAACGTATTCTGACTGAACCGAATGCCTCCATCACTGTGCAATACAAAGCACTGATGGCGACTGAAGGTGTGAACATTGAGTTCACCGAAGACGGGATTAAACGCATCGCTCAGGCAGCATGGCAGGTAAATGAAACCACCGAAAACATCGGTGCTCGACGTCTGCATACCGTGTTGGAACGTCTGGTGGAAGATATCTCTTATGATGCCAGCGACCTGAGCGGTCAAAGCATTACCATTGACGCAGATTATGTGAGTAAGCATCTGGATGCGTTAGTGGCAGATGAAGATCTGAGCCGTTTTATCCTATAA